The Crassostrea angulata isolate pt1a10 chromosome 1, ASM2561291v2, whole genome shotgun sequence nucleotide sequence GGTTTTTTCCCcctcaaacaaaaaataaaaataatagtaacCATATTTGTCCATTATTAATAATTGCCAACGAGCAGAATTTAATTCAGTGAACGAGTACGAAAGATATCAATAAACAGAATTCATGGTACGAGTAATTGATTAAAATACCcaatgtatgattttttaaacttatgtTTCTTCGAGTAGATGGATTGAAATTGTTGAAAGTTgctaaaatttaatgtaaagttattataaaaatcatacaaaaaataataaagtattctGAATGTAAATGTATGAGACATTTATATTAGTTTGTCGTTATatataaatctttattttttgagGTGACAGATTTAAATTGTGGGGAAATCCGACGGTTATTGCTTATTACAGCACTATTCCTAGCCCTTACATGATACTGAATGGGATCTGGGGATGAGggtgacacccccccccccccccccgtattGACCACGGGTTCCTAGCAATGAGGCGTGGACCTCCGTTACTTTTTTGTCTATCAATCGCTATTGAACACAAAATCCTTAGTTTCTTTTTAATTCAGTACATCTTTTTaatttcagttaatcaatatatattacataaagAGGGGttgttatcattattattaaagATCATGTTTTTCTATCATTTGGATACCCCtccttttttctttgtttttaaattttcgtAGCTCCCCCTAGGGCTCAAAATAGGAAAAATGAGAGCATGTAACAACAACTGTTTCCTATCAGATTTGTGAGTTTGACCGTACAGTCAAATAATACTgcataaaggaaaaaaaaccttatatatattaAGTCAACAGATTTAGCAACTGTGTGATTCATTAAAAATTCTAATATGCAAGATAGAAGCAAATGCTAAAAAACTAAGGTTTACATATGAAATCCAATTTGAAGATATTTAAAGCTTTGATCTCctcttatcaaaattttaaaaaaaccaacaacaatataaataaaacatggaAATTTTGTCTTTGTTTTGAGTCAGCAACAAATATAGTTTAAACGTTTGTTGATCggcatttaaaaattgattgaaacatttGATAATGCGGTCTAGCAAGTTGTATTAAGCTTTGCAAGTTAATTCggtaatgtaatgtaatgtaataaatGTTAACCTGTTATTTATGcttgatttaattgtttatatggTACAGAAATTAAGTTTGCAAAAGTATCAAagtattaaattatattaactTAATATTCAATACAATTTAAACATGTGAACTGAGAAGACGTATGAAAAGGAGAAGCACTTACCTTGTCTCAgcaaaacagtttaaaaaataaataaaaaaaagtaaaataaaaaatgacaaaaaaccaggttacaaaacatgattttattaaaattatttcattattacaCAGTTTACATGCATCATAAAACTAAAaccatatgtatatatttttgtatgttCTCTATAGGGTAAATTGCTAGAACTTGTGTTGATACCCattgtatatcaaatatattatatattaacaataaaaatatgttaaaatcatatgtgtgtatataccattttcatttgtattcttGCAATATGcacaaacatatattaaattgccaaataaacatacataaaaaatatcacagaggaatacaaaatatagataaaCCAAACcttagaattaaaatataaaataatcccCTTTCACAACTATATCGTCTTTAAAGAGATCTAAACATTTTCACTTTGTGGTATTGACATTATACTGCATAATTCTATCTTATGAAGATTTGGTGAAtcttcaatattatttttttctggttGGTCCGAACACACTCGACGACACCCCGGGCATCGAAAACCTCTGGATCTTATAAACCATTCCCTTATGCATTGTTCATGAAAATCTGAAAAATGTCGAATGCAATTAATGCCTGATTAAGTATAATGAAAATGCATTCCTGTAAAATGATTGACAATAGTCTTTCATTCtacaaaattatgtttatttatccTAAATTTAACTACATAATTTCATATCCTTTCGAGAAAAGATTTTGTCCATTTGGAAAAATTGCATGTTCAGGAAGTGACGTCGACGTTAGCCGAAACAAGTGACATAGTTTACAGATGTATCTGAAGGACccataatgattttaatttaaaatgcaaCCTGTACATTAAGTGTGCAATTATTCCACCTACCATGTTTACAGCTAAGTTGTATTGCTAATGTATGCATTGGTGATAAACAAATTGGACAATCGTTATCTGGAAAAAAGACAACAAAGGAATCAACAATAAACACCGAAAATAGCAGATTAATAAAATACTATAATCGTATACAACACTAATTAGCGTAATCGTTACAATTGTATTTCATTACCATTATTATTATTGTACCATTCTTTGCAGAATGCACATATGTTTGAATATAAGCTAACATACGTGTACTTAAATTCAGAAATCAAATCTGACTTGTTAGATATATTAATAGttgcaaaaaaatgataataatgaaatacatgcaCTATATAGTATCCTTACCCAACTTGTCGTGAAGGGTTTTGAGTTTTCTTGAGATGATGTCATCAGAGATGATAGGTTCTCGTTCTGAGatatttttctgaaatatcgAAATCTGCCAATCAGAATCGGCCAAGATGTGTGACACtaaattttgaaagtttaaaaaaaaaggagaagaaaTATATCTTACATGATTTGTTGTGGTAGAGGTAACACAGAAACAAACAGTAACAACCAGGATGATCATACAAATGGTTAAAACGGATGTTATAAACAGCACATCAGCAAAACTGAATTTAACGCCATTCAACCTGAAAAAATACACTTAAGAATATTACATTGCTTTCCAAAGCAGGAAGTCAAAAATActgtataaaaatatgttaacatATACAAACTCATGATAAACAATCAAAAGATAAGAATAAAAGATAAGATCAATACTACGcacatataaaatgaaagtgaaTGTTGATATTTCACAAACCAGTTTCGTAACTAAtaattatctattattttgTATTCTTGATACACTTACGTTTGCAGGATTATACAACAAATAAACAACAGCAATGCACCCAACTCCAAACACAGAAAGCCATAGATACGAATCCTTGTGCATTCCATGTTCTTAGAGGCAGTGTtctatcattatttttaaatatctagGACATGAACTTGCTCTATATATAGAACTGATAAAAACAGGCACTTAGTTGTTAGAAATTATTTCTAAATAGGTCAATGGCATAAATGGGTATTTCGAATCATCCATCCAATGCACATATCGTGTTTCTCGACAGTTTAAATTATAGCTATGTAAAGAAGGAAACATCACCAAATGAAACCACCCAAATACAGTCATCGCCTGTATGTGTATTTGTCATAGTATATATAGTTGTCGTTCTATTTTCGTTTCGCTCTATGCATTATCATTTCACAATATTAATTGCAATGCATTTTATCGCCCAAATTACTAAAACAGTACAAACAATATATGGATGATAATCAGAACAATTATAAGTTTACACTCTAAAGTGTTTATCATTATATACGGAAGGAGAGAATTAAAAGATGGAATACGAAGTAAATTAAAAGATGTTCTTTAGTTTTTAACTACCTTAACAATGTACTTATGCAATAATTTTTGGGCGTACACTTAAGATATTCatgtaaaatcaaaatcattgatttcaaaatatacCACTATTTGCAAATTTTATCCAAAGCAAAAAAGAAAGCTATCTCTAtttatggcacgccaaattcacaaagaTGAGCCAAACATAGTTTCCCACCaataaactatagtttacaacccgTAAACTAGTCTATAGTTAATGcatcgttaactatagttttatttttatctgtaaaacTGTATTTAAAGGTTGTATAATTATAGATGCTTATAAAAGATTATCtatctgaaaataaaagttaacaatGAATTTTGCTGATGGATATAAATTCACAactgttaattataatttgcatttgttaactatagttagGAATAagtaatcatagtttcacaaatcGTGTGATAACTCTTATTATATTAAGAGTTGTAAACCGTAGCTTGATTAGCTCATTTCTGTGAATTTGGCGTTCCATATCTATCAGTCTTTTTCCCGCTAGCATTCCTTTGATACAGGTAACACggtttgtttggggttttttgctattattgataatcattttTACAGCTTAAAATAGTCAGTTCTActtttgaaatact carries:
- the LOC128193185 gene encoding E3 ubiquitin-protein ligase synoviolin A-like, with the protein product MECTRIRIYGFLCLELGALLLFICCIILQTLNGVKFSFADVLFITSVLTICMIILVVTVCFCVTSTTTNHKNISEREPIISDDIISRKLKTLHDKLDNDCPICLSPMHTLAIQLSCKHDFHEQCIREWFIRSRGFRCPGCRRVCSDQPEKNNIEDSPNLHKIELCSIMSIPQSENV